A part of Actinomycetota bacterium genomic DNA contains:
- a CDS encoding ABC transporter ATP-binding protein, whose translation MTELALDIRKVSHRFGHDVLAVDDVSFQVEAGEVFGLVGPDGAGKSTLIRMLATVLMPSHGDAEVFGHSVCKDAGGVKPRIGYMSQQFSLYPDLTVRENLAFFANLRGVPRGEVASRSKRLLEFAGLTEFAKRQAQYLSGGMKQKLALAVTLIHEPDLLFLDEPTTGVDPVSRREFWRIIAGLHQQGITVFVATPYMDEAERCSHVAFMEGGRILFRDTPAGLKASVPGTLYELVVSDQRHAVRQLAEEPWTLASTVYGDVVRTVVGNGGPGAEGVRDALSLAGIGVESIAPARVDMEATFAFLAEETRKANIETAAAREREEAVT comes from the coding sequence GTGACCGAGCTCGCCCTCGACATCCGGAAGGTCTCGCACCGCTTCGGGCACGACGTGCTCGCGGTCGATGACGTTTCGTTCCAGGTCGAAGCCGGCGAGGTGTTCGGGCTGGTAGGTCCAGACGGAGCCGGCAAGTCCACGCTCATCCGCATGCTTGCGACCGTGCTCATGCCCTCGCACGGCGACGCGGAGGTCTTCGGCCACTCTGTCTGCAAGGACGCCGGCGGAGTGAAGCCCCGCATCGGATACATGTCGCAGCAGTTCTCGCTCTACCCCGACCTGACTGTCCGCGAGAACCTCGCATTCTTCGCCAACCTGCGTGGCGTACCGCGGGGCGAGGTCGCTTCGCGCTCCAAACGCCTGCTGGAGTTCGCCGGGCTCACCGAGTTCGCGAAGCGGCAAGCGCAGTACCTTTCCGGTGGCATGAAGCAGAAGCTCGCGCTCGCCGTCACGCTGATCCACGAGCCCGACCTGCTCTTTCTCGACGAACCGACGACCGGCGTCGACCCTGTCTCCCGACGCGAGTTCTGGCGCATCATCGCCGGCCTGCACCAGCAGGGCATCACGGTCTTCGTGGCGACTCCATACATGGACGAAGCCGAGCGTTGCTCCCACGTCGCCTTCATGGAGGGCGGCAGGATACTCTTCCGCGACACGCCGGCGGGGCTCAAGGCGAGCGTGCCGGGCACTCTCTACGAACTCGTTGTCTCCGATCAGCGACACGCTGTCAGGCAGCTTGCCGAGGAGCCCTGGACGCTGGCGTCCACCGTCTACGGCGACGTCGTGCGAACGGTCGTCGGCAACGGCGGGCCGGGAGCTGAGGGTGTTCGCGACGCACTCTCCTTGGCGGGTATCGGTGTCGAGAGCATCGCGCCGGCGCGTGTCGACATGGAGGCGACCTTCGCCTTCCTCGCCGAGGAAACACGCAAGGCGAACATCGAGACTGCTGCCGCCCGGGAGCGCGAGGAGGCGGTCACGTGA
- a CDS encoding efflux RND transporter periplasmic adaptor subunit gives MAKRIILVVVIVAVLAAGGWWAWTTYGDTEAPEDAFLGGSGTVEADEVTVSSVIAGRIESVTATEGAEVASGTVLFSLDSAVLDLQVQQAEAGVRGAEAALSKVKADDGTKAEVNQAKARVDQAKAALEMARAQAGYAQVEAAVSGVITQVTASAGENAAPGKTLAKIADLKRLHVSVYISETEIGQIKLDQWATVTTDSSSREFDARVTYIASQAEFTPSNIETKDQRVKLVYEVRLDIPDSGDVLKPGMPVDVRFK, from the coding sequence ATGGCAAAGAGAATCATCCTGGTGGTCGTGATCGTGGCGGTGCTCGCCGCGGGCGGCTGGTGGGCGTGGACGACCTACGGCGACACCGAGGCCCCCGAAGACGCCTTCCTTGGCGGGAGCGGAACGGTGGAAGCCGATGAGGTCACGGTCTCTTCGGTCATCGCAGGTCGCATCGAGAGCGTGACGGCCACCGAAGGAGCGGAGGTCGCATCGGGAACGGTGCTCTTCTCGCTCGACAGTGCAGTGCTCGACCTTCAGGTCCAGCAGGCCGAGGCGGGCGTGCGGGGTGCGGAGGCGGCACTCTCGAAAGTGAAGGCCGACGACGGCACCAAAGCCGAGGTCAACCAGGCGAAGGCCCGGGTGGACCAAGCCAAGGCCGCGCTCGAGATGGCGCGTGCGCAGGCGGGGTACGCACAGGTAGAAGCCGCTGTGTCGGGTGTGATCACCCAGGTCACGGCCTCGGCAGGTGAGAATGCGGCACCTGGCAAGACGCTCGCCAAGATCGCCGACCTCAAGAGGTTGCACGTGAGCGTCTACATATCCGAGACCGAGATCGGGCAGATCAAGCTCGACCAGTGGGCGACCGTCACGACCGACTCCTCGTCGCGCGAGTTCGATGCACGCGTCACCTACATCGCATCGCAAGCCGAGTTCACGCCATCGAACATCGAGACCAAGGACCAGCGCGTCAAGCTTGTGTACGAGGTGCGCCTCGACATCCCCGACTCCGGCGACGTTCTCAAGCCGGGCATGCCCGTCGACGTGAGATTCAAGTGA